One part of the Venenivibrio stagnispumantis genome encodes these proteins:
- the lptC gene encoding LPS export ABC transporter periplasmic protein LptC translates to MIKKLRNKLKKGFLFLIFLLFIAFLFDQLNNYIQELDLSKIEYKEAVINDIILVSKGEKDYILVAKQAVEKGREIYMKEPNLNYKKNEDYINISSKNAVYRKDTGLLTLYEDVVLKKDDLNVYTELINIDTQKNIAFNDRKTYIKSDKINIEGINLWSDLKENIKLEKTITYIRGNK, encoded by the coding sequence ATGATTAAGAAATTGAGAAATAAATTAAAAAAAGGGTTTTTATTTTTAATATTTTTATTATTTATAGCTTTTTTATTTGACCAATTGAATAACTATATTCAAGAATTAGATTTATCTAAGATAGAATATAAAGAAGCAGTAATAAATGATATCATTTTAGTTTCAAAAGGAGAAAAAGATTATATCTTAGTTGCAAAACAAGCAGTAGAAAAAGGTAGAGAAATATATATGAAAGAGCCAAATCTAAATTATAAAAAAAATGAAGATTATATAAATATATCATCTAAAAATGCAGTTTACAGAAAAGATACAGGATTATTAACATTATATGAAGATGTAGTCTTAAAAAAAGATGATTTAAATGTATATACTGAGCTTATTAATATAGATACACAAAAAAATATAGCATTTAATGATAGAAAAACTTATATAAAATCGGATAAAATAAATATAGAAGGGATAAATTTGTGGAGTGATTTGAAGGAAAATATTAAACTTGAAAAAACAATAACTTATATAAGAGGTAATAAATGA
- the hemA gene encoding glutamyl-tRNA reductase, producing the protein MVIFATGLNYKTAPVNIREKFAISESSYQDVINNISQIEQIYEICLISTCNRVEFYGVATDDIDNLKKEILRKLSQFSNIPVFELEKYIFFYTDREAIRHIFRVSSSLDSMVIGEPQIVCQFKESFLKAIELKTARHIMTKLFDKAMQVSKKIRTKTGISKRAVSISYAAVQLAKKIFGDLSDKNVLLIGAGEMAELAAKHLMATGVKHIFVSNRTFEKAVELANHFSGSAIRFDKITEFLPEVDIVITSTGANKPILTKEDIKKAIKNKQNPIFIIDISVPRNVEEEVNKLEGVYLYNIDDLKNIVNSNLEERKLEAITAQMILEEEIDKFEKWLAVQKVAPLITQIREYAEQIKQYQLSKLFQKLPYLSEEEKQQIELAMNSLINKLLHRPTMYIKQKVEKDENSLKDLQEIFSPKWDYRKSEKNKVEND; encoded by the coding sequence ATGGTTATTTTTGCAACCGGATTAAATTACAAAACAGCACCTGTTAATATAAGAGAAAAATTTGCCATATCGGAAAGCTCTTATCAAGATGTTATAAACAATATATCACAGATAGAACAAATATATGAAATATGTCTTATCTCTACATGCAACAGGGTTGAGTTTTATGGTGTAGCAACAGATGATATTGATAATCTAAAAAAAGAGATACTTAGAAAATTATCCCAATTTTCAAATATACCGGTTTTTGAGCTTGAAAAATATATCTTTTTTTACACAGACAGAGAAGCTATAAGACATATATTTAGAGTTTCTTCAAGTTTAGATTCTATGGTTATTGGAGAGCCACAGATTGTTTGCCAATTTAAAGAATCTTTTTTAAAAGCAATAGAGTTAAAAACTGCAAGACATATAATGACTAAATTATTTGATAAAGCAATGCAGGTTTCAAAAAAGATAAGAACAAAAACAGGTATATCTAAAAGAGCAGTATCTATAAGCTATGCAGCAGTCCAGCTTGCGAAAAAGATTTTCGGAGATTTATCAGATAAAAATGTATTGCTTATAGGTGCCGGTGAAATGGCAGAACTTGCAGCAAAACATCTTATGGCTACCGGTGTAAAACATATATTTGTGTCAAATAGAACTTTTGAAAAAGCAGTAGAGCTTGCAAACCATTTTTCTGGAAGTGCTATAAGATTTGATAAAATTACAGAATTTTTACCGGAAGTTGATATTGTTATAACATCTACCGGTGCAAATAAACCAATTTTAACAAAAGAAGATATAAAAAAAGCAATCAAAAATAAACAAAATCCTATATTTATAATAGATATATCTGTCCCAAGAAATGTTGAAGAAGAAGTTAATAAACTTGAAGGAGTTTATCTTTATAATATAGATGATTTAAAAAATATTGTTAATTCAAATCTTGAAGAAAGAAAATTAGAAGCAATTACTGCCCAGATGATACTTGAAGAAGAAATTGATAAATTTGAAAAATGGCTTGCAGTTCAAAAAGTAGCACCATTAATTACCCAAATCAGAGAATATGCAGAGCAGATAAAACAATATCAATTATCAAAACTTTTTCAAAAATTACCATACTTATCAGAAGAAGAAAAACAGCAGATAGAACTTGCAATGAACTCTTTAATAAATAAATTACTTCACAGACCAACAATGTATATAAAACAAAAAGTTGAAAAAGATGAAAACAGCCTAAAAGATTTACAAGAAATATTTAGTCCAAAATGGGATTACAGAAAATCAGAAAAGAACAAAGTAGAAAATGATTAA